One segment of Megachile rotundata isolate GNS110a chromosome 6, iyMegRotu1, whole genome shotgun sequence DNA contains the following:
- the wcy gene encoding WW domain-containing adapter protein with coiled-coil wacky isoform X1: MVMHARKPQRISDGYFEKHQAHPYQNAKYSSSKGGYSSSTTSSDGRYEGRMRDSPNGNSYSPAASLGMGMGTDRDSPRSYTSKPLYKKERENRDYKLSSSRDKYSDCARSPKDKRSRESRDSEHRTNHDRSSGEILHPIKLSSNSSRESSSQRKLSHNSCQDKRGDERGGAMERSARFGDWSEHMSSSGKKYYYNCKTEVSQWEKPREWISRTDNRQRQSNDYSSRSSHDKHSNSRSNSSSSVRDGKSSRQSDKREYWSSCSGSGGGSSREDVSVREREREKERERERERERDRESCREDTGVERQAQDMDISPGDSTPTSEPLTSCTHDPLPQGPVLLATALPRLTSHPPSTPQTPGKLNSPTQQQGNSNAPGPPVSLANLPRLLSQITGNKEQPVITPQKALQTLQTAAILLSRQQSGSGDRNNSGNDVMVPLKVDTSGNITSEGPPTPTHSETQDCIDARKLTSPGGTNSGVQGLSSLQNLSTLGSLGNLSNTGLQALSRVQPPLTPSLTPSLANHYREDLTQHVRAFPADILEKQAQKLSEEAHTMGSLQCTRVSAELKTARSIVRLTEIQATLQEQRILFLRQQIQTLEELKSQNSFMSDDS, encoded by the exons ATGGTAATGCATGCGAGGAAACCACAAAGGATCAGCGATGG GTACTTCGAAAAGCACCAGGCCCATCCCTATCAG aacGCAAAATACAGCAGTTCTAAGGGTGGCTATTCCTCATCAACAACATCATCAGATGGTCGTTACGAAGGACGAATGCGAGATTCCCCAAATGGCAACTCTTACAGTCCAGCAGCGAGCTTGGGTATGGGCATgggaacagacagagatagtCCTCGCAGCTACACATCTAAACCCCTTTACAAGAAGGAGAGAGAAAATAGAGACTACAAGTTATCCTCCTCTAGGGACAAGTATTCgg ATTGTGCACGATCCCCAAAAGACAAGAGAAGCCGTGAGAGCAGAGATTCAGAACACAGGACCAACCACGATAGGAGTAGTGGAGAG ATTTTACATCCTATAAAATTATCGTCAAATTCATCAAGAGAGTCTTCATCTCAAAGGAAATTATCACATAATTCCTGTCAG GATAAACGTGGTGATGAGCGAGGAGGTGCAATGGAACGTTCGGCCAGGTTCGGTGATTGGTCAGAGCACATGAGTTCTTCGGGGAAGAAGTATTATTACAACTGTAAAACAGAAGTTTCTCAGTGGGAAAAACCACGGGAATGGATTAGTCGAACAGATAATCGACAACGTCAATCTAATGATTATTCTTCTAGGTCAA GTCATGATAAACATTCCAACTCGCGGTCAAATAGCAGTAGCAGTGTGCGAGATGGTAAATCATCGCGTCAATCCGATAAACGAGAATATTGGAGTTCATGCAGTGGAAGTGGTGGTGGTAGCAGTAGGGAAGATGTTTCAGTtagggaaagagaaagagaaaaagaacgtGAAAGGGAACGAGAACGTGAAAGAGATAGAGAATCGTGTAGAGAAGATACAGGAGTGGAGCGTCAAGCTCAGGACATGGATATCTCACCAGGTGATTCTACACCAACTTCTGAACCTCTAACATCTTGCACTCATGACCCACTGCCGCAAGGTCCTGTTTTGTTGGCCACTG CATTACCTCGGTTAACGTCACATCCACCATCTACACCACAAACACCCGGAAAACTTAATTCACCGACGCAACAACAAGGAAATAGTAATGCTCCAGGGCCACCGGTGTCACTAGCAAATCTTCCAAGACTTTTATCCCAAATCACAGGCAATAAAGAACAACCTGTCATTACACCGCAGAAAGCATTGCAAACACTTCAAACAGCCGCTATCCTGTTGTCCAGACAA CAGTCGGGTAGTGGTGACCGAAATAATAGTGGAAATGATGTAATGGTCCCGCTAAAAGTTGATACAAGTGGCAACATAACAAGTGAGGGACCACCTACTCCAACGCATTCGGAAACCCAGGATTGCATTGATGCTCGAAAAT TAACAAGTCCTGGGGGGACGAATTCTGGAGTGCAAGGTTTAAGCTCGTTGCAAAATCTTAGCACATTAGGTTctcttggaaatttaagtaatACAGGTTTACAAGCATTATCTAGAGTACAGCCTCCTTTAACACCTTCTTTAACACCTTCACTTGCTAATCATTATCGGGAAGATTTAACGCAACACGTGCGTGCCTTTCCTGCTGATATCCTTGAAAAACAG GCACAGAAACTTAGCGAGGAAGCACATACAATGGGAAGTTTACAGTGTACAAGAGTGTCGGCGGAATTAAAAACGGCACGATCCATAGTGAGGCTGACAGAGATTCAGGCAACTTTACAGGAACAaag GATATTATTTCTCCGTCAACAAATTCAAACATTGGAGgagctaaaatcccaaaattccttcaTGTCTGATGATTCTTAG
- the wcy gene encoding WW domain-containing adapter protein with coiled-coil wacky isoform X4, protein MVMHARKPQRISDGYFEKHQAHPYQNAKYSSSKGGYSSSTTSSDGRYEGRMRDSPNGNSYSPAASLGMGMGTDRDSPRSYTSKPLYKKERENRDYKLSSSRDKYSDCARSPKDKRSRESRDSEHRTNHDRSSGEILHPIKLSSNSSRESSSQRKLSHNSCQDKRGDERGGAMERSARFGDWSEHMSSSGKKYYYNCKTEVSQWEKPREWISRTDNRQRQSNDYSSRSSHDKHSNSRSNSSSSVRDGKSSRQSDKREYWSSCSGSGGGSSREDVSVREREREKERERERERERDRESCREDTGVERQAQDMDISPGDSTPTSEPLTSCTHDPLPQGPVLLATALPRLTSHPPSTPQTPGKLNSPTQQQGNSNAPGPPVSLANLPRLLSQITGNKEQPVITPQKALQTLQTAAILLSRQQSGSGDRNNSGNDVMVPLKVDTSGNITSEGPPTPTHSETQDCIDARKLTSPGGTNSGVQGLSSLQNLSTLGSLGNLSNTGLQALSRVQPPLTPSLTPSLANHYREDLTQHVRAFPADILEKQAQKLSEEAHTMGSLQCTRVSAELKTARSIVRLTEIQATLQEQRG, encoded by the exons ATGGTAATGCATGCGAGGAAACCACAAAGGATCAGCGATGG GTACTTCGAAAAGCACCAGGCCCATCCCTATCAG aacGCAAAATACAGCAGTTCTAAGGGTGGCTATTCCTCATCAACAACATCATCAGATGGTCGTTACGAAGGACGAATGCGAGATTCCCCAAATGGCAACTCTTACAGTCCAGCAGCGAGCTTGGGTATGGGCATgggaacagacagagatagtCCTCGCAGCTACACATCTAAACCCCTTTACAAGAAGGAGAGAGAAAATAGAGACTACAAGTTATCCTCCTCTAGGGACAAGTATTCgg ATTGTGCACGATCCCCAAAAGACAAGAGAAGCCGTGAGAGCAGAGATTCAGAACACAGGACCAACCACGATAGGAGTAGTGGAGAG ATTTTACATCCTATAAAATTATCGTCAAATTCATCAAGAGAGTCTTCATCTCAAAGGAAATTATCACATAATTCCTGTCAG GATAAACGTGGTGATGAGCGAGGAGGTGCAATGGAACGTTCGGCCAGGTTCGGTGATTGGTCAGAGCACATGAGTTCTTCGGGGAAGAAGTATTATTACAACTGTAAAACAGAAGTTTCTCAGTGGGAAAAACCACGGGAATGGATTAGTCGAACAGATAATCGACAACGTCAATCTAATGATTATTCTTCTAGGTCAA GTCATGATAAACATTCCAACTCGCGGTCAAATAGCAGTAGCAGTGTGCGAGATGGTAAATCATCGCGTCAATCCGATAAACGAGAATATTGGAGTTCATGCAGTGGAAGTGGTGGTGGTAGCAGTAGGGAAGATGTTTCAGTtagggaaagagaaagagaaaaagaacgtGAAAGGGAACGAGAACGTGAAAGAGATAGAGAATCGTGTAGAGAAGATACAGGAGTGGAGCGTCAAGCTCAGGACATGGATATCTCACCAGGTGATTCTACACCAACTTCTGAACCTCTAACATCTTGCACTCATGACCCACTGCCGCAAGGTCCTGTTTTGTTGGCCACTG CATTACCTCGGTTAACGTCACATCCACCATCTACACCACAAACACCCGGAAAACTTAATTCACCGACGCAACAACAAGGAAATAGTAATGCTCCAGGGCCACCGGTGTCACTAGCAAATCTTCCAAGACTTTTATCCCAAATCACAGGCAATAAAGAACAACCTGTCATTACACCGCAGAAAGCATTGCAAACACTTCAAACAGCCGCTATCCTGTTGTCCAGACAA CAGTCGGGTAGTGGTGACCGAAATAATAGTGGAAATGATGTAATGGTCCCGCTAAAAGTTGATACAAGTGGCAACATAACAAGTGAGGGACCACCTACTCCAACGCATTCGGAAACCCAGGATTGCATTGATGCTCGAAAAT TAACAAGTCCTGGGGGGACGAATTCTGGAGTGCAAGGTTTAAGCTCGTTGCAAAATCTTAGCACATTAGGTTctcttggaaatttaagtaatACAGGTTTACAAGCATTATCTAGAGTACAGCCTCCTTTAACACCTTCTTTAACACCTTCACTTGCTAATCATTATCGGGAAGATTTAACGCAACACGTGCGTGCCTTTCCTGCTGATATCCTTGAAAAACAG GCACAGAAACTTAGCGAGGAAGCACATACAATGGGAAGTTTACAGTGTACAAGAGTGTCGGCGGAATTAAAAACGGCACGATCCATAGTGAGGCTGACAGAGATTCAGGCAACTTTACAGGAACAaag GGGATAG
- the wcy gene encoding WW domain-containing adapter protein with coiled-coil wacky isoform X2: MVMHARKPQRISDGYFEKHQAHPYQNAKYSSSKGGYSSSTTSSDGRYEGRMRDSPNGNSYSPAASLGMGMGTDRDSPRSYTSKPLYKKERENRDYKLSSSRDKYSDCARSPKDKRSRESRDSEHRTNHDRSSGEILHPIKLSSNSSRESSSQRKLSHNSCQDKRGDERGGAMERSARFGDWSEHMSSSGKKYYYNCKTEVSQWEKPREWISRTDNRQRQSNDYSSRSSHDKHSNSRSNSSSSVRDGKSSRQSDKREYWSSCSGSGGGSSREDVSVREREREKERERERERERDRESCREDTGVERQAQDMDISPGDSTPTSEPLTSCTHDPLPQGPVLLATALPRLTSHPPSTPQTPGKLNSPTQQQGNSNAPGPPVSLANLPRLLSQITGNKEQPVITPQKALQTLQTAAILLSRQSGSGDRNNSGNDVMVPLKVDTSGNITSEGPPTPTHSETQDCIDARKLTSPGGTNSGVQGLSSLQNLSTLGSLGNLSNTGLQALSRVQPPLTPSLTPSLANHYREDLTQHVRAFPADILEKQAQKLSEEAHTMGSLQCTRVSAELKTARSIVRLTEIQATLQEQRILFLRQQIQTLEELKSQNSFMSDDS, translated from the exons ATGGTAATGCATGCGAGGAAACCACAAAGGATCAGCGATGG GTACTTCGAAAAGCACCAGGCCCATCCCTATCAG aacGCAAAATACAGCAGTTCTAAGGGTGGCTATTCCTCATCAACAACATCATCAGATGGTCGTTACGAAGGACGAATGCGAGATTCCCCAAATGGCAACTCTTACAGTCCAGCAGCGAGCTTGGGTATGGGCATgggaacagacagagatagtCCTCGCAGCTACACATCTAAACCCCTTTACAAGAAGGAGAGAGAAAATAGAGACTACAAGTTATCCTCCTCTAGGGACAAGTATTCgg ATTGTGCACGATCCCCAAAAGACAAGAGAAGCCGTGAGAGCAGAGATTCAGAACACAGGACCAACCACGATAGGAGTAGTGGAGAG ATTTTACATCCTATAAAATTATCGTCAAATTCATCAAGAGAGTCTTCATCTCAAAGGAAATTATCACATAATTCCTGTCAG GATAAACGTGGTGATGAGCGAGGAGGTGCAATGGAACGTTCGGCCAGGTTCGGTGATTGGTCAGAGCACATGAGTTCTTCGGGGAAGAAGTATTATTACAACTGTAAAACAGAAGTTTCTCAGTGGGAAAAACCACGGGAATGGATTAGTCGAACAGATAATCGACAACGTCAATCTAATGATTATTCTTCTAGGTCAA GTCATGATAAACATTCCAACTCGCGGTCAAATAGCAGTAGCAGTGTGCGAGATGGTAAATCATCGCGTCAATCCGATAAACGAGAATATTGGAGTTCATGCAGTGGAAGTGGTGGTGGTAGCAGTAGGGAAGATGTTTCAGTtagggaaagagaaagagaaaaagaacgtGAAAGGGAACGAGAACGTGAAAGAGATAGAGAATCGTGTAGAGAAGATACAGGAGTGGAGCGTCAAGCTCAGGACATGGATATCTCACCAGGTGATTCTACACCAACTTCTGAACCTCTAACATCTTGCACTCATGACCCACTGCCGCAAGGTCCTGTTTTGTTGGCCACTG CATTACCTCGGTTAACGTCACATCCACCATCTACACCACAAACACCCGGAAAACTTAATTCACCGACGCAACAACAAGGAAATAGTAATGCTCCAGGGCCACCGGTGTCACTAGCAAATCTTCCAAGACTTTTATCCCAAATCACAGGCAATAAAGAACAACCTGTCATTACACCGCAGAAAGCATTGCAAACACTTCAAACAGCCGCTATCCTGTTGTCCAGACAA TCGGGTAGTGGTGACCGAAATAATAGTGGAAATGATGTAATGGTCCCGCTAAAAGTTGATACAAGTGGCAACATAACAAGTGAGGGACCACCTACTCCAACGCATTCGGAAACCCAGGATTGCATTGATGCTCGAAAAT TAACAAGTCCTGGGGGGACGAATTCTGGAGTGCAAGGTTTAAGCTCGTTGCAAAATCTTAGCACATTAGGTTctcttggaaatttaagtaatACAGGTTTACAAGCATTATCTAGAGTACAGCCTCCTTTAACACCTTCTTTAACACCTTCACTTGCTAATCATTATCGGGAAGATTTAACGCAACACGTGCGTGCCTTTCCTGCTGATATCCTTGAAAAACAG GCACAGAAACTTAGCGAGGAAGCACATACAATGGGAAGTTTACAGTGTACAAGAGTGTCGGCGGAATTAAAAACGGCACGATCCATAGTGAGGCTGACAGAGATTCAGGCAACTTTACAGGAACAaag GATATTATTTCTCCGTCAACAAATTCAAACATTGGAGgagctaaaatcccaaaattccttcaTGTCTGATGATTCTTAG
- the wcy gene encoding WW domain-containing adapter protein with coiled-coil wacky isoform X3 produces MLKNAKYSSSKGGYSSSTTSSDGRYEGRMRDSPNGNSYSPAASLGMGMGTDRDSPRSYTSKPLYKKERENRDYKLSSSRDKYSDCARSPKDKRSRESRDSEHRTNHDRSSGEILHPIKLSSNSSRESSSQRKLSHNSCQDKRGDERGGAMERSARFGDWSEHMSSSGKKYYYNCKTEVSQWEKPREWISRTDNRQRQSNDYSSRSSHDKHSNSRSNSSSSVRDGKSSRQSDKREYWSSCSGSGGGSSREDVSVREREREKERERERERERDRESCREDTGVERQAQDMDISPGDSTPTSEPLTSCTHDPLPQGPVLLATALPRLTSHPPSTPQTPGKLNSPTQQQGNSNAPGPPVSLANLPRLLSQITGNKEQPVITPQKALQTLQTAAILLSRQQSGSGDRNNSGNDVMVPLKVDTSGNITSEGPPTPTHSETQDCIDARKLTSPGGTNSGVQGLSSLQNLSTLGSLGNLSNTGLQALSRVQPPLTPSLTPSLANHYREDLTQHVRAFPADILEKQAQKLSEEAHTMGSLQCTRVSAELKTARSIVRLTEIQATLQEQRILFLRQQIQTLEELKSQNSFMSDDS; encoded by the exons ATGTTAAAG aacGCAAAATACAGCAGTTCTAAGGGTGGCTATTCCTCATCAACAACATCATCAGATGGTCGTTACGAAGGACGAATGCGAGATTCCCCAAATGGCAACTCTTACAGTCCAGCAGCGAGCTTGGGTATGGGCATgggaacagacagagatagtCCTCGCAGCTACACATCTAAACCCCTTTACAAGAAGGAGAGAGAAAATAGAGACTACAAGTTATCCTCCTCTAGGGACAAGTATTCgg ATTGTGCACGATCCCCAAAAGACAAGAGAAGCCGTGAGAGCAGAGATTCAGAACACAGGACCAACCACGATAGGAGTAGTGGAGAG ATTTTACATCCTATAAAATTATCGTCAAATTCATCAAGAGAGTCTTCATCTCAAAGGAAATTATCACATAATTCCTGTCAG GATAAACGTGGTGATGAGCGAGGAGGTGCAATGGAACGTTCGGCCAGGTTCGGTGATTGGTCAGAGCACATGAGTTCTTCGGGGAAGAAGTATTATTACAACTGTAAAACAGAAGTTTCTCAGTGGGAAAAACCACGGGAATGGATTAGTCGAACAGATAATCGACAACGTCAATCTAATGATTATTCTTCTAGGTCAA GTCATGATAAACATTCCAACTCGCGGTCAAATAGCAGTAGCAGTGTGCGAGATGGTAAATCATCGCGTCAATCCGATAAACGAGAATATTGGAGTTCATGCAGTGGAAGTGGTGGTGGTAGCAGTAGGGAAGATGTTTCAGTtagggaaagagaaagagaaaaagaacgtGAAAGGGAACGAGAACGTGAAAGAGATAGAGAATCGTGTAGAGAAGATACAGGAGTGGAGCGTCAAGCTCAGGACATGGATATCTCACCAGGTGATTCTACACCAACTTCTGAACCTCTAACATCTTGCACTCATGACCCACTGCCGCAAGGTCCTGTTTTGTTGGCCACTG CATTACCTCGGTTAACGTCACATCCACCATCTACACCACAAACACCCGGAAAACTTAATTCACCGACGCAACAACAAGGAAATAGTAATGCTCCAGGGCCACCGGTGTCACTAGCAAATCTTCCAAGACTTTTATCCCAAATCACAGGCAATAAAGAACAACCTGTCATTACACCGCAGAAAGCATTGCAAACACTTCAAACAGCCGCTATCCTGTTGTCCAGACAA CAGTCGGGTAGTGGTGACCGAAATAATAGTGGAAATGATGTAATGGTCCCGCTAAAAGTTGATACAAGTGGCAACATAACAAGTGAGGGACCACCTACTCCAACGCATTCGGAAACCCAGGATTGCATTGATGCTCGAAAAT TAACAAGTCCTGGGGGGACGAATTCTGGAGTGCAAGGTTTAAGCTCGTTGCAAAATCTTAGCACATTAGGTTctcttggaaatttaagtaatACAGGTTTACAAGCATTATCTAGAGTACAGCCTCCTTTAACACCTTCTTTAACACCTTCACTTGCTAATCATTATCGGGAAGATTTAACGCAACACGTGCGTGCCTTTCCTGCTGATATCCTTGAAAAACAG GCACAGAAACTTAGCGAGGAAGCACATACAATGGGAAGTTTACAGTGTACAAGAGTGTCGGCGGAATTAAAAACGGCACGATCCATAGTGAGGCTGACAGAGATTCAGGCAACTTTACAGGAACAaag GATATTATTTCTCCGTCAACAAATTCAAACATTGGAGgagctaaaatcccaaaattccttcaTGTCTGATGATTCTTAG
- the wcy gene encoding WW domain-containing adapter protein with coiled-coil wacky isoform X5, which produces MLACICVDCARSPKDKRSRESRDSEHRTNHDRSSGEILHPIKLSSNSSRESSSQRKLSHNSCQDKRGDERGGAMERSARFGDWSEHMSSSGKKYYYNCKTEVSQWEKPREWISRTDNRQRQSNDYSSRSSHDKHSNSRSNSSSSVRDGKSSRQSDKREYWSSCSGSGGGSSREDVSVREREREKERERERERERDRESCREDTGVERQAQDMDISPGDSTPTSEPLTSCTHDPLPQGPVLLATALPRLTSHPPSTPQTPGKLNSPTQQQGNSNAPGPPVSLANLPRLLSQITGNKEQPVITPQKALQTLQTAAILLSRQQSGSGDRNNSGNDVMVPLKVDTSGNITSEGPPTPTHSETQDCIDARKLTSPGGTNSGVQGLSSLQNLSTLGSLGNLSNTGLQALSRVQPPLTPSLTPSLANHYREDLTQHVRAFPADILEKQAQKLSEEAHTMGSLQCTRVSAELKTARSIVRLTEIQATLQEQRILFLRQQIQTLEELKSQNSFMSDDS; this is translated from the exons ATGCTTGCTTGCATATGTGTAGATTGTGCACGATCCCCAAAAGACAAGAGAAGCCGTGAGAGCAGAGATTCAGAACACAGGACCAACCACGATAGGAGTAGTGGAGAG ATTTTACATCCTATAAAATTATCGTCAAATTCATCAAGAGAGTCTTCATCTCAAAGGAAATTATCACATAATTCCTGTCAG GATAAACGTGGTGATGAGCGAGGAGGTGCAATGGAACGTTCGGCCAGGTTCGGTGATTGGTCAGAGCACATGAGTTCTTCGGGGAAGAAGTATTATTACAACTGTAAAACAGAAGTTTCTCAGTGGGAAAAACCACGGGAATGGATTAGTCGAACAGATAATCGACAACGTCAATCTAATGATTATTCTTCTAGGTCAA GTCATGATAAACATTCCAACTCGCGGTCAAATAGCAGTAGCAGTGTGCGAGATGGTAAATCATCGCGTCAATCCGATAAACGAGAATATTGGAGTTCATGCAGTGGAAGTGGTGGTGGTAGCAGTAGGGAAGATGTTTCAGTtagggaaagagaaagagaaaaagaacgtGAAAGGGAACGAGAACGTGAAAGAGATAGAGAATCGTGTAGAGAAGATACAGGAGTGGAGCGTCAAGCTCAGGACATGGATATCTCACCAGGTGATTCTACACCAACTTCTGAACCTCTAACATCTTGCACTCATGACCCACTGCCGCAAGGTCCTGTTTTGTTGGCCACTG CATTACCTCGGTTAACGTCACATCCACCATCTACACCACAAACACCCGGAAAACTTAATTCACCGACGCAACAACAAGGAAATAGTAATGCTCCAGGGCCACCGGTGTCACTAGCAAATCTTCCAAGACTTTTATCCCAAATCACAGGCAATAAAGAACAACCTGTCATTACACCGCAGAAAGCATTGCAAACACTTCAAACAGCCGCTATCCTGTTGTCCAGACAA CAGTCGGGTAGTGGTGACCGAAATAATAGTGGAAATGATGTAATGGTCCCGCTAAAAGTTGATACAAGTGGCAACATAACAAGTGAGGGACCACCTACTCCAACGCATTCGGAAACCCAGGATTGCATTGATGCTCGAAAAT TAACAAGTCCTGGGGGGACGAATTCTGGAGTGCAAGGTTTAAGCTCGTTGCAAAATCTTAGCACATTAGGTTctcttggaaatttaagtaatACAGGTTTACAAGCATTATCTAGAGTACAGCCTCCTTTAACACCTTCTTTAACACCTTCACTTGCTAATCATTATCGGGAAGATTTAACGCAACACGTGCGTGCCTTTCCTGCTGATATCCTTGAAAAACAG GCACAGAAACTTAGCGAGGAAGCACATACAATGGGAAGTTTACAGTGTACAAGAGTGTCGGCGGAATTAAAAACGGCACGATCCATAGTGAGGCTGACAGAGATTCAGGCAACTTTACAGGAACAaag GATATTATTTCTCCGTCAACAAATTCAAACATTGGAGgagctaaaatcccaaaattccttcaTGTCTGATGATTCTTAG